A single Elephas maximus indicus isolate mEleMax1 chromosome 2, mEleMax1 primary haplotype, whole genome shotgun sequence DNA region contains:
- the LOC126070063 gene encoding LOW QUALITY PROTEIN: protocadherin alpha-10-like (The sequence of the model RefSeq protein was modified relative to this genomic sequence to represent the inferred CDS: deleted 1 base in 1 codon) produces the protein MMLVFRPSCQGAQRLLLSLLLVAAWEAGSGQVHYSVPEEAKHGTFVGRIARDLGLELAELVPRLFRVASKGRADLLEVNLQNGILFVNSRIDREELCGRSAVCSIHLEVIVDKPLQVFHVEVEVRDINDNPPVFSVTEQKLSVPETRLLDSRFPLEGASDADAGENAMLTYKLSPNEFFILDMINKKDKGKFPTLVLRKLLDREENPQLKLLLTATDGGKPELTGSVSLLILVLDANDNAPIFDRPVYEVRMYENPANQTLVIRLNASDADEGINKEMVYSFSSLVPSSIRKKFLMNETTGEIRVHDGIDFEDSNTYEIHVDVTDKGNPPMAGHCTVLVEILDENDNSPVVVVSSLSLPVREDAQEGTVIALISVSDRDSGVNGQVTCTLTPRVPFKLLSTFKNYYSLVLEGILDRESVSAYELVVTARDGGSPPLSATASVSVEVADVNDNAPAFAQPEYTVFVKENNPPGCHIFTVSARDADAQENALVSYSLVERRVGERALSSYVSVHAESGKVYALQPLDHEELELLQFQVSARDAGFPPLGSNVTLQVFVLDENDNAPALLPPGSSGAIGAVSEVVPRSVGTGQVVAKVRAVDADSGYNAWLSYELQSAADGVRSPFRVGLYSGEVSTTRALDEADAPRQRLLVLVKDHGEPPLTATATVLVSLVESGQALKTSSRASAGTAVREEALVDVNVYLIIAICAVSSLMVLTLLLYTALRCSAPATEGACGPGKPTLVCSSAVESWSYSQQRRQRCALGRDLPRLTSWPSAPASHPVQCLTWKWKNRQFQGTIPDSPDSPTLTGVTLPL, from the exons ATGATGTTGGTTTTCAGGCCTAGCTGTCAGGGAGCCCAGCGCCTGCTGCTGTCGCTTCTGCTCGTCGCAGCCTGGGAGGCCGGGAGCGGCCAGGTCCACTACTCGGTCCCCGAGGAGGCCAAACACGGCACCTTCGTGGGCCGCATCGCGCGGGACCTGGGGCTGGAGCTGGCCGAGCTGGTGCCGCGCCTGTTCCGGGTGGCGTCCAAAGGCCGCGCGGACCTTCTGGAGGTGAATCTGCAGAACGGCATTTTGTTCGTGAATTCTCGGATCGACCGCGAGGAGCTGTGCGGGCGGAGCGCGGTGTGCAGCATCCACCTGGAGGTGATCGTGGACAAGCCGCTGCAGGTTTTCCACGTGGAGGTGGAGGTGAGGGACATTAACGACAACCCGCCGGTGTTCTCTGTAACAGAACAAAAGCTCTCGGTACCCGAAACTCGACTGCTTGACTCCCGATTTCCGCTAGAAGGCGCATCTGATGCTGATGCTGGAGAGAACGCAATGCTTACTTACAAACTCAGTCCAAATGAGTTTTTCATTCTCGATATGATAAACAAGAAGGACAAAGGCAAATTCCCAACACTTGTTCTGCGAAAACTGCTGGATCGCGAAGAAAACCCTCAGCTTAAATTGTTACTAACCGCAACTGACGGAGGCAAACCTGAACTTACTGGATCTGTTTCTCTGCTGATCCTGGTGTTGGATGCCAACGATAATGCCCCTATATTCGACCGACCCGTTTATGAAGTTAGGATGTATGAAAATCCAGCAAACCAAACGTTAGTAATAAGGCTAAACGCATCTGATGCGGATGAAGGAATAAACAAGGAAATGGTATATTCATTTAGCTCTTTGGTCCCATCCAGTATAAGAAAGAAATTTCTAATGAATGAAACAACAGGAGAAATACGAGTACATGATGGTATTGACTTTGAGGATAGTAACACTTATGAAATTCATGTAGATGTAACAGATAAAGGAAACCCACCAATGGCTGGTCACTGCACGGTCCTAGTGGAAATCCTGGACGAAAATGATAATTCACCTGTAGTGGTTGTcagttctttgtctcttccagtCAGAGAGGATGCTCAGGAGGGCACGGTCATCGCCCTAATCAGCGTGTCCGACCGTGACTCAGGTGTCAACGGGCAGGTCACCTGCACCCTGACTCCGCGTGTCCCCTTCAAGCTGCTGTCCACCTTCAAGAATTACTACTCGCTGGTGCTTGAAGGCATCTTGGACCGAGAGAGCGTGTCGGCCTATGAGCTGGTGGTGACAGCACGGGACGGGGGCTCGCCTCCTCTGTCTGCCACAGCCAGCGTGTCCGTGGAGGTGGCCGACGTGAATGACAACGCGCCCGCGTTCGCACAGCCCGAATACACTGTGTTTGTAAAAGAGAACAATCCGCCGGGCTGCCACATCTTCACCGTATCTGCGCGGGACGCGGACGCGCAGGAGAACGCGCTGGTGTCCTACTCGCTGGTGGAGCGGCGGGTGGGCGAGCGCGCACTGTCGAGCTACGTGTCGGTGCACGCTGAGAGTGGCAAGGTGTACGCACTGCAGCCCCTGGACCACGAGGAGCTGGAGCTGCTGCAGTTCCAGGTAAGCGCGCGTGACGCGGGCTTCCCACCTCTGGGCAGCAACGTGACACTGCAGGTGTTCGTGCTTGACGAGAACGACAACGCGCCTGCGCTGCTACCGCCTGGGTCTAGTGGTGCGATCGGGGCAGTGAGTGAGGTGGTGCCAAGGTCGGTGGGCACCGGCCAAGTGGTGGCGAAGGTGCGCGCGGTGGACGCCGACTCGGGCTACAACGCGTGGCTGTCGTATGAGCTGCAGTCGGCGGCGGACGGCGTGCGTAGTCCGTTCCGCGTGGGGCTGTACAGCGGCGAGGTGAGCACAACTCGCGCCCTGGACGAGGCGGACGCGCCTCGCCAGCGCCTGCTGGTGCTGGTGAAAGACCACGGGGAGCCGCCGCTGACAGCCACAGCCACCGTGCTGGTGTCGCTGGTGGAGAGCGGCCAGGCTCTGAAGACGTCGTCGCGGGCGTCCGCAGGCACTGCAGTCCGGGAGGAGGCGCTGGTGGATGTCAACGTGTACCTGATCATCGCCATCTGCGCAGTGTCCAGCCTGATGGTTCTCACGCTGCTGCTGTACACGGCGCTGCGGTGCTCGGCGCCTGCCACAGAGGGCGCGTGCGGCCCGGGGAAGCCCACGCTGGTGTGCTCCAGCGCGGTGGAGAGCTGGTCCTACTCTCAGCAGAGGCGGCAGAGG TGTGCTCTGGGGAGGGACCTCCCAAGACTGACCTCATGGCCTTCAGCCCCAGCCTCCCACCCTGTCCAGTGCCTGACGTGGAAGTGGAAGAACAGGCAATTTCAGGGGACCATTCCAGACAG